One segment of Paenibacillus rhizovicinus DNA contains the following:
- a CDS encoding UbiD family decarboxylase, whose translation MVYRSLEECVDDLERHGHLVRIREEVDPHLEMAAIHMKVFEAGGPALLFEHVKGSKFRAVSNLFGTVERSKFIFRDTWEAVQNVIALRNDPMQALKNPFKHVGAGMAAKNALPVKKSGGAPVALHEISISDLPLIKHWQGDGGAFVTLPQVYSEDPDKPGIMNSNLGMYRIQLNGNAYETDKEVGVHFQIHRGIGIHQDKANRRGEPLKVSCFIGGPPAHTLSAVMPLPEGMSELTFAGLLAGRRFRYSYIDGFCVSNDADFVITGELHPGETKPEGPFGDHLGYYSLTHEFPVMRVHKVYARPGAIFPFTVVGRPPQEDTAFGALIHELTGDAIKQEIPGVKEVHAVDAAGVHPLLFAIGSERYAPYQQVKQPAELLTLANRILGTGQLSLAKYLFIAAEDKEKLDTHDVEGFLTHILARIDLGRDLHFQTNTTIDTLDYSGTGLNTGSKVVFAAVGEPVRELCREVPEGLRNLPGIAHAGLVMPGVVALQGGAFESYDSARQELDALCEAISAKGQLDGCPLIVLCDDSRFLSEKQNNFLWATFTRSNPSHDIYGVNSRFDFKHWGCDNVIIDARVKPHQAPPLLPDPEVEQRIGRLFAPEGSLNGVRLR comes from the coding sequence ATGGTTTATCGTAGCTTAGAAGAATGCGTAGACGATCTAGAGAGACACGGCCACCTGGTCCGCATCCGCGAAGAAGTGGATCCCCATTTGGAAATGGCGGCCATACATATGAAAGTATTCGAGGCAGGCGGCCCTGCCCTGCTGTTCGAGCATGTCAAAGGATCGAAATTTCGTGCGGTTTCCAACCTGTTCGGCACGGTCGAGCGCAGCAAGTTCATCTTCCGCGACACGTGGGAAGCCGTCCAGAACGTCATCGCGCTTCGCAATGATCCCATGCAAGCGCTCAAGAACCCGTTCAAGCATGTCGGTGCGGGCATGGCCGCCAAGAACGCGCTGCCTGTGAAGAAATCCGGCGGCGCTCCCGTGGCGCTTCACGAAATCAGCATCTCCGACCTGCCGCTGATCAAGCATTGGCAAGGAGACGGCGGCGCCTTCGTCACGCTGCCCCAGGTATACTCGGAGGATCCGGACAAGCCGGGCATCATGAATTCGAACCTCGGCATGTATCGCATTCAGCTGAACGGCAATGCGTACGAGACCGACAAGGAAGTCGGCGTGCATTTCCAAATCCACCGCGGTATCGGCATTCATCAGGATAAAGCGAACCGCCGCGGCGAGCCGCTCAAGGTCAGCTGCTTCATCGGCGGACCCCCGGCACATACGCTGTCGGCCGTCATGCCGCTGCCGGAGGGCATGAGCGAGCTGACGTTCGCGGGCCTATTGGCGGGGCGGCGTTTCCGCTACAGCTACATCGACGGCTTCTGCGTCAGCAACGACGCCGATTTCGTCATCACGGGCGAGCTCCATCCCGGAGAGACGAAGCCCGAAGGACCGTTCGGCGATCACTTGGGCTACTACAGCCTGACGCATGAATTCCCGGTCATGCGGGTGCATAAGGTGTATGCACGTCCAGGCGCCATCTTTCCGTTCACCGTCGTCGGACGGCCGCCGCAGGAGGACACCGCGTTCGGCGCGCTCATCCACGAGCTGACGGGCGATGCCATCAAACAGGAGATTCCCGGCGTCAAGGAAGTCCATGCGGTCGATGCCGCAGGCGTCCACCCCCTGCTCTTCGCGATCGGCAGCGAGCGCTATGCGCCATATCAACAAGTGAAGCAGCCGGCCGAGCTGCTTACCCTCGCCAACCGGATACTAGGCACGGGGCAGTTGAGCCTGGCCAAGTACCTGTTCATCGCGGCGGAGGACAAGGAGAAGCTCGACACGCATGATGTCGAAGGCTTCCTGACGCATATTTTGGCCCGGATCGATTTGGGGCGGGATCTGCATTTCCAGACGAATACGACGATCGATACGCTCGATTATTCGGGCACCGGCCTCAATACCGGAAGCAAAGTGGTCTTCGCCGCGGTCGGCGAGCCCGTCCGCGAGCTGTGCCGCGAGGTCCCGGAAGGTCTGCGTAATCTGCCAGGCATCGCGCATGCCGGCCTGGTCATGCCAGGCGTCGTCGCTCTGCAAGGCGGCGCGTTCGAGAGCTACGATTCAGCGCGGCAAGAGCTTGATGCGCTTTGCGAAGCGATTAGCGCGAAGGGACAGCTGGACGGCTGCCCGCTGATCGTGCTCTGCGACGACAGCCGCTTCTTGAGCGAGAAGCAGAACAACTTCCTCTGGGCGACCTTCACGCGGAGCAATCCGTCGCACGACATATACGGCGTTAACAGCCGCTTCGACTTCAAGCACTGGGGCTGCGACAACGTCATCATCGACGCCCGCGTCAAGCCCCATCAGGCGCCGCCGCTGCTTCCGGACCCCGAAGTCGAGCAGCGCATCGGACGGCTGTTCGCCCCCGAAGGCAGTCTGAACGGCGTGCGGCTGAGATAG
- a CDS encoding SGNH/GDSL hydrolase family protein, with product MLQLDARHIAMRGGLPRFASKLSGGEDVAIAYLGGSITEGAGASVQHETSWRALNGKELSARYAASRFAFLNAGVGGTTSTFGAHRLQAHVLSQGAFDLLFVEFAVNDGEDREESIRGMEGIVRQCRRLSPQTELVFLYTAADKNLSSEADRLPFNIAVHEEVAARYGIASVNIAGGVQDRIGAGETTWEALAPDRVHPNDEGHALYARYVSEFLERAYREAGPVLPLSEPPTPLDERNYEHAEMGDCDDAASVDGFLPQELGAEEPLMNWRFSTRHLAAEGSKGEQLAFAVKGRRAGIVLLHGPDSGDCEYSLDGGRSFTPVKAFDEWCLLAYRPILVAFPFRPEDAEQRVIVRCTGTKDERSKGTGIRVMKLLSS from the coding sequence ATGTTGCAATTGGATGCCAGACATATCGCCATGCGCGGCGGGCTGCCGCGTTTCGCCTCGAAGCTGAGCGGCGGGGAAGACGTCGCGATCGCGTATCTCGGCGGTTCTATTACGGAAGGCGCAGGGGCGTCCGTTCAGCACGAGACGAGCTGGCGGGCATTGAACGGGAAAGAATTGTCGGCGCGTTACGCGGCTTCGCGGTTTGCCTTCCTGAACGCGGGCGTCGGCGGCACGACTTCGACGTTCGGGGCGCACCGGCTGCAAGCCCATGTGCTGAGTCAGGGGGCGTTCGATCTGCTCTTCGTCGAATTCGCCGTCAATGACGGCGAGGACCGGGAGGAATCGATCCGGGGGATGGAAGGCATCGTGCGGCAGTGCCGCCGCCTATCCCCGCAGACGGAGCTGGTCTTCCTGTATACGGCCGCGGATAAGAACCTGTCGTCGGAAGCGGACCGTCTGCCTTTCAATATCGCGGTGCACGAGGAAGTTGCCGCACGCTATGGCATCGCTTCGGTCAATATCGCAGGCGGCGTTCAAGATCGGATCGGCGCCGGGGAGACGACGTGGGAGGCGCTTGCGCCTGACCGCGTTCATCCGAATGACGAGGGCCATGCGTTATATGCGCGCTATGTGAGTGAGTTCTTGGAGCGGGCCTATCGGGAGGCGGGCCCGGTCCTGCCGCTATCGGAGCCTCCGACGCCGCTGGACGAGCGGAATTACGAGCATGCCGAGATGGGCGACTGCGATGACGCGGCCTCCGTTGACGGCTTCCTGCCGCAAGAGCTCGGAGCGGAGGAACCGCTCATGAACTGGCGCTTCTCGACGCGGCATCTGGCCGCCGAAGGCAGTAAAGGCGAACAGCTCGCCTTCGCCGTCAAGGGCCGCAGAGCGGGCATCGTGCTGCTGCACGGCCCGGACAGCGGAGACTGCGAATATTCGCTGGACGGGGGACGGAGCTTCACGCCGGTGAAGGCATTCGACGAGTGGTGCCTCCTCGCGTATCGGCCGATTCTGGTTGCGTTCCCGTTCCGGCCGGAAGACGCGGAGCAGCGCGTGATTGTCCGCTGTACGGGCACGAAGGACGAACGAAGCAAAGGCACGGGCATTCGGGTCATGAAGCTGTTAAGCTCCTAA